The genomic interval ACGTCGACGGCGCAGACCGCGGCGCCCTGCTGCCCGCGCTCGCCGACGTCGACGCCGTCATCGTCCGCAGCGCGACGCAGATCGACGCTGAGGCGCTGGCGGCAGGCACTCGGCTGAAGGTCGTCGCCCGCGCCGGCGTCGGGCTGGACAACGTCGACGCCGACGCCGCGACCGCCCGCGGCGTACTCGTGGTCAACGCGCCGAC from Mycobacteriales bacterium carries:
- a CDS encoding phosphoglycerate dehydrogenase; translation: MPKPVVLIAEELAPAALEVLAEDCEVRHVDGADRGALLPALADVDAVIVRSATQIDAEALAAGTRLKVVARAGVGLDNVDADAATARGVLVVNAPT